One segment of bacterium DNA contains the following:
- a CDS encoding carboxypeptidase-like regulatory domain-containing protein has protein sequence MYTHKARLGFLLPAAALAGGVHSGDSGSFNMDTVGSSNVPWASATASFVLDTWNPCCSAVASGVGNLFDFAAFPAETFLAGDVRDTASGLPIPGAQLVLAPGGGTVASGPNGVFRLDPVTVGEGYQLSAQHPGHHTANVSGIEVEEHRPAFHRILLEPVRPPAVTGLTISATSQACFLDWEPMPGIATYRIRAAWDPYGYWSPVATTGQTQYETPLPAGVDLTRLFRVTAIQ, from the coding sequence CCTCCTGCCCGCGGCCGCCCTGGCCGGCGGCGTGCACAGCGGGGATTCCGGCTCATTCAACATGGACACGGTCGGCTCGTCCAATGTGCCCTGGGCCAGTGCCACGGCCAGCTTCGTGCTGGATACCTGGAACCCCTGCTGCAGCGCGGTGGCCAGCGGGGTCGGCAACTTGTTCGACTTCGCCGCCTTTCCTGCCGAGACCTTCCTCGCCGGTGATGTGCGCGATACGGCCAGCGGCCTGCCCATTCCCGGTGCCCAGCTGGTTCTGGCTCCCGGTGGCGGAACGGTGGCCAGCGGTCCCAACGGCGTCTTCCGGCTCGATCCGGTGACGGTGGGTGAAGGGTACCAGTTGTCCGCCCAGCACCCCGGCCATCACACGGCCAACGTGTCCGGCATCGAGGTGGAGGAGCACCGCCCGGCCTTCCACCGTATCCTGCTCGAGCCTGTGCGCCCGCCCGCTGTGACCGGTCTCACCATCTCCGCGACCTCCCAGGCCTGCTTCCTGGATTGGGAACCCATGCCCGGCATTGCGACCTACCGCATCCGCGCCGCTTGGGACCCCTACGGCTACTGGAGCCCTGTGGCCACCACCGGCCAAACCCAGTACGAGACCCCCTTGCCGGCGGGGGTGGATCTGACCCGCCTCTTTCGTGTGACCGCGATCCAGTGA
- a CDS encoding ATP-binding protein: MVTRDIIPELRRAAAEYPIVTITGPRQSGKTTLARTCFPEKPYYSLESPDTRAAVAADPRSFLDHLPDGAVLDEVQRLPDLLSYLQEAVDAQSGRGLFILTGSHQPLLQQAISQSLAGRTAVLHLLPFSVSELRHYGALDDPFPLLVRGFYPRLHEEKLDPRRFYSNYLQTYLERDVRLLLNVRDLTSFQHFLVLMAGRVGQPANLAALSSDLGLSATTLRAWISVLTASHVLFSLPPFSGNLRKRLVKAPKPYFTDVGLAAALLGIHDGTQALQHPLRGPLYENMVIAEVLKGAANRGLRPDLSFYRDSHGNEVDLLVREAGRLVPVEIKSSATFSIDFLKGLDHLRATGLEALDQGVVLANCKEDLLVRGMRVMNPWRVDNLWQALTTPAPSAATT; the protein is encoded by the coding sequence ATGGTGACCCGCGACATCATTCCGGAGCTGCGGCGCGCCGCCGCTGAGTATCCCATCGTGACCATCACCGGGCCCCGGCAATCCGGCAAGACCACCTTGGCGCGTACCTGCTTTCCTGAAAAGCCGTACTACTCGCTGGAGAGTCCGGACACCCGCGCCGCCGTGGCGGCCGACCCCAGATCCTTCCTGGACCACCTCCCCGACGGCGCCGTACTGGACGAGGTGCAACGCCTCCCGGACCTGTTGTCCTACCTCCAGGAAGCGGTGGATGCGCAATCCGGCCGCGGCCTGTTCATTCTCACCGGCAGCCATCAGCCCCTACTGCAACAGGCCATATCGCAGTCCCTGGCCGGTCGCACGGCGGTCCTCCACCTCCTGCCCTTCAGCGTCTCCGAGCTGCGTCATTACGGCGCCCTGGACGACCCCTTCCCGCTCCTGGTCCGCGGTTTTTATCCCCGGCTTCACGAGGAGAAGCTGGACCCTCGCCGCTTTTACAGCAACTACCTGCAGACCTACCTGGAGCGGGATGTCCGCCTGCTGTTGAACGTGCGGGACCTGACCAGCTTCCAGCACTTCCTGGTGTTGATGGCCGGCCGGGTGGGCCAGCCGGCCAACCTTGCCGCCCTCTCCAGCGATCTGGGCCTGTCCGCCACGACCCTGCGCGCCTGGATTTCCGTTCTGACGGCATCCCACGTGCTGTTCTCCCTGCCGCCCTTTTCGGGGAATCTTCGCAAGCGGCTGGTGAAGGCGCCCAAGCCTTACTTCACCGACGTGGGACTGGCCGCCGCCCTGCTGGGCATCCACGACGGGACACAGGCCCTCCAGCACCCCCTGCGCGGCCCCTTGTACGAAAACATGGTCATCGCCGAAGTTCTGAAGGGAGCGGCCAATCGCGGTCTTCGTCCGGACCTCTCCTTTTATCGCGACTCCCATGGCAACGAGGTGGATCTCCTGGTGAGGGAGGCGGGGCGCCTGGTGCCGGTGGAGATCAAGTCCTCCGCCACCTTCTCCATCGATTTCCTCAAAGGCCTGGACCACCTGCGGGCCACCGGCCTGGAGGCCCTGGACCAGGGGGTCGTCCTGGCCAACTGCAAGGAAGACCTGCTGGTGAGGGGCATGCGTGTGATGAATCCCTGGCGGGTGGACAACCTGTGGCAGGCCCTGACCACACCCGCGCCATCCGCCGCCACAACGTGA